GCTGAAGGTTAGCCCACCAgtacaggtggtggggggggggggtgtgtaccATGCTGAAGGTTAGCCCACCAgtacaggtggtggggggggggggggtgtactatgCTGAAGGTTAGCCCACCAgtacaggtggtggggggggggtgtgtaccATGCTGAAGGTTAGCCCACCagtacaggtggggggggggtgtaccatGCTGAAGGTTAGCCCACCAgtacaggtggtgggggggggggtgtgtaccATGCTGAAGGTTAGCCCACCAgtacaggtggtggggggggggggtgtaccatGCTGAAGGTTAGCCCACCAGTACAGGTGGGGGGGGTGGCTTGTGTACCATGCTGAAGGTTAGCCCACCagtacaggtgggggggggggtgtaccatGCTGAAGGTTAGCCCACCAgtacaggtggtggggggggggtgtataccATGCTGAAGGTTAGCCCACCAgtacaggtggtgggggggggggtgtaccatGTTGAAGGTTAGCCCACCAgtacaggtggtgggggggggtgtaccaTGCTGAAGGTTAGCCCACCAgtacaggtggtgggggggggtgtgtaccATGCTGAAGGTTAGCCCACCAGtacaggtggtagggggggggtgtaCCATGCTGAAGGTTAGCCCACCAgtacaggtggtgggggggggtgtgtaccATGGTGAAGGTTAGCCCACCAgtacaggtggtggggggggggtgtgtaccATGCTGAAGGTTAGCCCACCAgtacaggtggtggggggggggggtgtaccatGCTGAAGGTTAGCCCACCAgtacaggtggtggggggggggggtgtgtaccATGCTGAAGGTTAGCCCACCagtacaggtggggggggggtgtaccatGCTGAAGGTTAGCCCACCAgtacaggtggtggggggggggtgtgtaccATGCTGAAGGTTAGCCCACCAGtacaggtggggggggagggcttGTGTACCATGCTGAAGGTTAGCCCACCAgtacaggtggtgggggggggttaacACAGAGAAGTCGAAGTTTAAACACAATAGTTTATTGAATCAACTTGATGAGAACGTAACAACGTAACCCGTCTTGAGGCAACTAGAACTGGTGGTGTTAAGTGACAGTCCCAAGTGATCAATTCTTGCAACACAGCTAACTCCCCTCTGTGTGAGACACAGGTGTTCATCCCTCACGGCTGTGTCGCACACATTCCTCCCCACACACTGTGAATTAggagaagggagcaggaggctgaacacaaggtaccatctgggaggtgaaatcctgcaagagtcaaatgagagaaagatctgggggttgatatcacatcaaacctgtccccagaggaccacataaaaaggatatcatcagcggcatgtcctagactggccaacataagaactgcctttagaaacttgtgtaaggaatcgttcaggatcttgtataccacctatgtcagaccaatcctgggatatgcagctctagcctgatgtctatacctagttaaacacaatacaaagttagagaagattgagaggtatgccaccagactagttccagaactgagaggaaaCGCTactggagctaaacctcacgtcaatGAAAAACAGAAGCGTTTAAGGGAGACAAGATAACCACCTAAAAATTTCTGAGAgaaattgacaggatggacaaagacaaactatttagtatgggtggaacacgaacaaggggacacaggtggaaacttagtacccaaatgaaccacagagatatcagaaagatattttcagtgttagagtagttaacaggtggaatgcatttggCAGCGATGaggtggagcccagtaggctcaggaacctgtacagtgTTATAACATTCTGTAACAAGTATTTCCTGTTTGGTTCCTGGCTAATAAGTGATATTTCGTAATTGTTGAAGCCTCTACAGCATAGAAAATTACTATTATTAGCCACAAACTTTGCTTTATGAGCAGGAGTGAGCCTTCAAGTATGGTCAAGTCGTCAGAGACTTCGTGGCACTCCTGATGGGTCGCCGAGGCCGGTGTACCAGCGTCCCGGCTGTCTGTGTCTGTGGCACAGCAGGAGGACCAAGGCCCACTACCACAGCCGACCCGGCTCTCTGTGGGGAGGAACACCGTCAACTGGGCCTTATGATACCATGTGTCACAGCTCTAGATAAGGCGACGGCAGCCTTCAAGTACCTTCAAGACGTCTTCCTTAAGGTGTCTGAGGCAAaggtcagtgatggtgtggtcgCTGAACCACAGACAAAGGTCAGAGCTGGTGTGGTCGCTGAACCACTGACAAAGGTCAGTGCTGGTGTGGTCGCTGAACCACTGACAAAGGTCAGTGCTGGCGTGGTCGCTGAACCACAGACAAAGGTCAGAGCTGGTGTGGTCGCTGAACCACAGACAAAGGTCAGAGCTGGTGTGGTCGCTGAACCACAGACAAAGGTCAGAGCTGGTGTGGTCGCTAAACCACAGACAAAGGTCAGAACTGGTGTGGTCGCTGAACCACAGACAAAGGTCAGAGCTGGTGTGGTCGCTAAATCACAGACAAAGGTCAGAGCTGGTGTGGTCGCTAAACCACAGACAAAGGTCAGAGCTGGTGTGGTCGCTGAACCACAGACAAAGGTCAGAGCTGGTGTGGTCGCTGAACCACTGACAAAGGTCCGAGCTGGTGTGGTCGCTGAACCACAGACAAAGGTCAGAGCTGGTGTGGTCGCTGAACCACAGACAAAGGTCAGAGCTGGTGTGGTCGCTGAACCACAGACAAAGGTCAGAGCTGGTGTGGTCGCTAAACCACAGACAAAGGTCCGAGCTGGTGTGGTCGCTGAACCACAGACAAAGAAGATCCTGGAGGGCAAAGAACTCCCCAAGAAGCTCACAAGGAAGGAGAGAGCGTGATGGACCAAGATTATCGCAGTGGTTCAGGGGTTCCTGGCCGATCACCGTGTGGGAGGTGGCTGAGCCTCGGCCGAGGAGCTGGAGCACCACGGGCTGCAGGATGTACCTCAACGTTCATGTCCTTTAAGGTTCATCATAATACCCTGAGGGAGAGGCTGGAGGTCGCCCGGAGCACCAGGAGAGCGCCTCCCCCGGgccacacctccagccacaaccatcaacaatggTGTAAACAAAGCAGGATGCTGTCCTACCCACAAGGTttgatgttgttgttgaagattcgctacctggaacaaaaagttccaagtaacacgggctatggtgagcccgtaacaaggtttgagtagcaataacAGCCCATTTTCTATACTTTTGAGGCATAACCAATTAGTAAATATCACTATCCGAAAATAACCATCCCTAACAATGTGTAATGACAGTCTTGACAATGAAGAACGTGGAGACAATGAATGACAATGATAACATTACCACTGGACCTAATACTCACAACCTCAGACATTTGGACCCGTGTCTCCACCAGATATAACATTAAAATATGGAGGATAACAGGTATTGATGGCGACGATAACCAGCGGGTCGGCCCACATTAACCACAGCAATAACCCCAACATCAGGAGTGAGTGCTGGGGGCCATTGGGCCAGTAGTTACAGATTGCATGAACCACTCACATTAATTCAATTGAAATGGAAGCCATGCAATTTGCATAGGTTTGGGGAGTGGGTAacatgtgggtgtgtgggtgtgctcgggtactgtgggggggggggggtagggagccTGAGTACCCGCACTCTGGCCTCGGTGGTGTAAGAATACCCACACTCTGGCCACGGTGGTGTAGGAGTACCCGCACTCTGGCCACGGTGGTGTAAGAGTACCCGCACACTGGCCTCGGTGGTGTAAGAATACCCACACTCTGGCCACGGTGGTGTAGGAGTACCCGCACTCTGGCCTCGGTGGTGTAGGAGTACCCACACTCTGGCCTCAGTGGTGTAAGAGTACCCGCACTCTGGCCTTGGTGGTGTAGGAGTACCCACACTCTGGCCTCAGTGGTGTAGGAGTACCCGCACTCTGGCCTCGGTGGTGTAAGAGTACCCGCACTCTGGCCACGGTGGTGTAGGAGTACCCACACTCTGGCCTCGGTAGTGTAAGAGTACCCGCACTCTGGCCTCGGTGGTGTAGGAGTACCCGCACTCTGGCCTCGGTGGTGTAAGAGTACCCGCACTCTGGCCTCGGTGGTGTTAGAGTACCCGCACTCTGGCCTCAGTGGTGTAAGAATACCCACACTCTGGCCACGGTGGTGTAGGAGTACCCGCACTCTGGCCTCGGTGGTGTAAGAGTACCCGCACTCTGGCCTCGGTGGTGTTAGAGTACCCGCACTCTGGCCTCGGTGGTGTAAGAGTACCCGCACTCTGGCCTCGGTGGTGTTAGAGTACCCGTACTCTGGCCTCGGTGGTGTAGGAGTACCCGCACTCTGGCCTCGGTGGTGTAAGAGTACCCGCACTCTGGCCTCGGTGGTGTTAGAGTACCCGCACTCTGGCCTCGGTGGTGTAAGAGTACCCGCACTCTGGCCTCGGTGGTGTTAGAGTACCCGCACTCTGGCCTCGGTGGTGTAAGAGTACCCGCACTCTGGCCTCGGTGGTGTTAGAGTACCCGCACTCTCGCCTCGGTGGTGTTAGAGTACCCGCACTCTGGCCTCGGTGGTGTAAGAGTACCCACACTCTGGCCTCGGTGGTGTTAGAGTACCCGCACTCTGGCCTCGGTGGTGTAAGAGTACCCGCACTCTGGCCTCGGTGGTGTAAGAGTACCCGCACTCTGGCCTCGGTGGTGTAGGAGTACCCGCACTCTGGCCTCGGTGGTGTTAGAGTACCCACACTCTGGCCTCGGTGGTGTAAGAGTACCCGCACTCTGGACGTCTATAATCACTATGAAGTACTGGAAGTATGTCATCTACTCACAAACCTCTGAGTAGACTCTTCCAGGAAGCACCCGGCGTAGATTATGTAGAGCTCGTATGTGTTTGTCTTAGACTATACAGTAGATTACTGGCACATCTGGGTAGAATGTACAGTAGATGTCTGGCACATCTGGGTAGACTATACAGTAGATGACTATAGCACATCTGGGTAGACTATACAGTAGATGACTGGCACATCTTGGTAGACTATACAGTAGATGACTGGCACATCTTGGTAGACTATACATTAGATGACTAACACATCTGGGTTGACTATACAGTAGATGACTGGCACATCTGGGTAGACTATACAGTAGATGACTGGCACATCTGGGTAGACAACACAGTAGATGACTGACACATCTGGGTAGACTATACAGTAGATGACTGGCACATCTGGGTAGACAACACAGTAGATGACTGGCACATCTGGGTAGACAACACAGTAGATGACTGACACATCTGGGTAGACTATACAGTAGATGACTGGCACATCTGGGTAGACAACACAGTAGATGACTGGCACATCTGGGTAGACTATACAGTAGATGACTGGCACATCTGGGTAGACTATACAGTAGATGACTGGCACATCTGGGTAGACTATACAGTAGATGACTGGCACATCTGGGTAGACTATACAGTAGATGACTGGCGCATCTGGGTAGACTATACAGTAGATGACTGGCACATCTGGGTAGACTACAGTAGATGACTAACACATCTTGGTAGACTACAGTAGATGACTGGTACATCTGGGTAGACTACAGTAGATGACTGGCACATCTGGGTAGACTACAGTAGATGACTAACACATCTTGGTAGACTACAGTAGATGACTGGTACATCTGGGTAGACTACAGTAGATGACTGGTACAtctgggtagacaacagtagatgACTAACACATCTAGTATAAACATCAATTATCTAAACAAAGTCGTGAAGGATCAAATAACTCATCATTCTACTCGACGTTAATCATTAACTCGCATAATTAATCACGGGATTCATTACCTTGTTAATAAAcactataaaatatatatgttgcACCTGTCTAGTTAATTCACAGTCAGTAAATAGGTTTGGgtttatataattatatgttaTATAAACTTACCTCAATATACTTCACGTAATTATATTTACGTCAATATACTTCACGTAATTATATTTACGTCAATATACTTCACGTAATTATATTTACGTCAATATACTTCACGTAATTATACTTTTATTTAAGGGAAGGAAGGAGAACTATCAGgggtaaagcaccaagccattacgacaatataccactgggaaggagtcaggataagggtttaggatgggacggcgggaaggaatggtgcccaaccacttatggacggtcggggattgaacgccgacctgcatgacgggagaccgTCTTAAGGGTGTGTGAACCATCTATGAACCTCCGCCCGCCCTCGTTCGCTCTTGAACGTAAAATATTTCAATGCTAGAAACGTTCTCACTTCTGTGCGTTCTCCCGCATAGTACACCACAAATGTGACGTTTAGGTTCACTAAGACGCCAAAACTGACGTGATGTTTATAATGTAtaagtcccgttttctgttggtgggtgctcgggtaggttaggttcgggcaatgttagtacatcagtttatatATTGATCTGTTATTGACTACTGGTCAAGACTGGAGCACAACGTCGCTATAGTGACCTTGTGAACTATgtcttgtgaggggggggggacgggtaaccactatgtcttatgagggggggggacgggtcaccactatgtcttatgaggtggggggggggcgggtcacCACTATGTCTTATGAGGGGGGGACGGGTCGCCACTATGTCTTATGAGGGGGGGACGGGTCACCACTATATCTTATGAGGGGGGGACGGGTCACCACTATGTCTTATGAGGGGGGGGGACGGGTCACCACTATGTCttatgaggtgggggggggacggGTCACCACTATGTCTTATGAGGGGGGGACGGGTCGCCACTATGTCTTATGAGGGGGGGACGGGTCGCCACTATGTCTTATGAGGTGGGGGACGGGTCACCACTATATCTTATGAGGGGGGGACGGGTCACCACTATGTCTTATGAGGGGGGGGACGGGTCACCACTATGTCTTATGAGGGGGGGACGGGTCACCACTATGTCTTATGAGGGGGGGACGGGTCACCACTATGTCTTATGAGGGGGGGGGACGGGTCACCACTATGTCTTATGAGGTGGGGGACGGGTCGCCACTATGTCTTATGAGGAGGGGACGGGTCACCACTATGTCTTATGA
This genomic window from Procambarus clarkii isolate CNS0578487 chromosome 62, FALCON_Pclarkii_2.0, whole genome shotgun sequence contains:
- the LOC138354414 gene encoding serine-aspartate repeat-containing protein I-like, with product MGRRGRCTSVPAVCVCGTAGGPRPTTTADPALCGEEHRQLGLMIPCVTALDKATAAFKYLQDVFLKVSEAKVSDGVVAEPQTKVRAGVVAEPLTKVSAGVVAEPLTKVSAGVVAEPQTKVRAGVVAEPQTKVRAGVVAEPQTKVRAGVVAKPQTKVRTGVVAEPQTKVRAGVVAKSQTKVRAGVVAKPQTKVRAGVVAEPQTKVRAGVVAEPLTKVRAGVVAEPQTKVRAGVVAEPQTKVRAGVVAEPQTKVRAGVVAKPQTKVRAGVVAEPQTKKILEGKELPKKLTRKERA